Proteins encoded within one genomic window of Magnetococcales bacterium:
- a CDS encoding response regulator: protein MLSMITVSPDRHRPRILYMEDDAALAYLVERRLTRSGFEVVTAPDGMSGLERLRESFFDIVVLDYKMPHIDGLGVLARLMENPQSPPAIMVSGFGSLEIAIEAMQRGASDYVVKESGNNYPELLRGTIERVLERQRLIQGKKNIEAALVESERQFRFIADSASDAILSANEEGCFTFWNRGASVIFDYREEEVLGRPLTLLIPERDHEAHARALARVRDTGEMKLAGQLLELTARRKDGTEFPLELSLSSWMANGKRFFSAVARDITLRKQSEQRTQRLLQNQILINALLQSVTSPHSLDEQLQVALDLVLTASWLATLKKGVIFLYDEEQRQLVLKSQRGILSPLIQTCARVVEKQCLCGLAMSTNTMIFADSRDERHTIRCEGMLPHSHYCVPIVARQRFLGVLNVYMPKDHVRDPEEEELLNTVANTLAGIIERKQLDERLQQAIIAADKANSEKSRFLASMSHEIRTPMNVVLGMSELLLETPLNQEQRQYAQTMHSSGKSLLGVINDILDFSRIEAGNILLAQEPFSPRQVVEETAQLMQMSAAKKGLVLGVEIDLGIPEAVLGDDGRVRQVLINLVGNAIKFTHEGRIDLLLARDSRTADTLLFRIADTGIGIAKDQLEHIFEHFTQADAGITRRYGGTGLGLAISRKLVRLMGGEINVESRPGVGSVFQFTLPVRTALVTPSLETPPPGMGSSTAIRPLRILLAEDTEENCMMFEAFLAHTPYRLVIANNGRDAVAQVENNRFDLVIMDVQMPVLDGYSATRMIRQWEREQGLSAMPIIALSAHAMEGERERSLEAGCTMYLSKPVRKKVLLDVLLQFATQPPDTILKNPVMNISPED, encoded by the coding sequence ATGCTGTCCATGATCACGGTTTCACCCGACAGACACAGACCACGCATCCTCTACATGGAGGATGATGCCGCGCTCGCCTATTTGGTGGAACGCCGCTTGACCCGATCCGGTTTCGAGGTGGTCACTGCCCCGGACGGAATGTCCGGACTCGAACGATTGCGGGAGTCCTTTTTCGATATCGTGGTCCTCGACTACAAAATGCCGCATATCGATGGTCTCGGGGTCCTGGCCAGGCTGATGGAAAACCCGCAATCGCCGCCCGCAATCATGGTTTCGGGATTTGGTTCTCTTGAAATCGCCATCGAGGCGATGCAAAGGGGGGCCAGCGATTATGTGGTCAAGGAGTCGGGAAACAACTATCCGGAATTGTTGCGCGGCACCATCGAACGGGTGTTGGAAAGGCAGCGGCTGATCCAGGGAAAAAAGAACATCGAAGCGGCCCTGGTGGAAAGTGAACGCCAGTTTCGTTTCATCGCCGATTCGGCGAGCGACGCCATCCTCTCGGCCAACGAGGAGGGATGTTTCACGTTTTGGAACCGTGGGGCAAGCGTCATCTTCGACTATCGCGAAGAGGAAGTTCTGGGTCGTCCCCTGACATTGTTGATCCCCGAACGCGATCATGAGGCCCATGCACGCGCCCTGGCCCGGGTGCGCGATACCGGAGAGATGAAGCTGGCGGGACAATTGCTGGAGTTGACCGCCCGACGCAAGGATGGGACGGAATTTCCGTTGGAGCTGTCTCTTTCTTCCTGGATGGCCAACGGCAAACGGTTTTTCTCGGCGGTCGCCCGGGACATCACCTTGCGCAAGCAATCGGAACAACGGACCCAACGCCTGTTGCAAAACCAGATTCTCATCAACGCATTGTTGCAGTCGGTAACCTCGCCGCATTCCCTGGACGAACAATTACAGGTTGCCCTGGATCTGGTGTTGACGGCGAGCTGGCTTGCGACGCTGAAAAAGGGGGTCATTTTTCTCTACGATGAAGAGCAGCGGCAATTGGTCCTGAAGTCGCAAAGGGGCATTCTCTCCCCCCTGATCCAAACCTGTGCCCGGGTCGTCGAAAAACAGTGCCTGTGTGGTCTGGCGATGTCCACCAACACCATGATCTTCGCCGATTCCCGCGATGAACGACATACGATTCGCTGCGAAGGAATGTTGCCCCACAGTCACTATTGCGTTCCGATCGTGGCGCGGCAACGGTTTCTCGGGGTGTTGAACGTCTACATGCCCAAGGATCATGTCCGCGATCCCGAGGAGGAAGAACTGCTCAATACCGTGGCCAATACCCTGGCGGGGATCATCGAACGCAAACAGTTGGATGAACGGTTGCAACAGGCCATCATCGCCGCGGACAAGGCCAATAGCGAAAAAAGCCGCTTTCTGGCCTCCATGAGCCATGAAATCAGGACGCCGATGAACGTGGTCCTGGGAATGTCGGAACTGTTGCTGGAAACGCCACTGAATCAGGAACAGCGTCAATATGCCCAGACGATGCATTCCTCGGGCAAGTCGCTCCTCGGTGTCATCAATGACATTCTCGATTTTTCCCGCATCGAGGCGGGCAACATTCTTCTGGCCCAGGAACCCTTTTCACCGCGCCAGGTGGTGGAAGAAACGGCACAATTGATGCAAATGTCGGCAGCCAAAAAAGGCCTGGTCCTCGGAGTGGAGATCGATCTGGGCATTCCCGAGGCAGTCTTGGGTGACGATGGCCGCGTGCGACAGGTTTTGATCAATCTGGTGGGCAATGCCATCAAGTTTACCCATGAGGGACGCATCGATCTTCTCCTGGCCCGTGATTCCCGAACCGCCGATACCCTCCTTTTTCGCATTGCCGACACCGGCATCGGCATTGCCAAAGACCAGCTCGAACATATTTTCGAGCATTTCACCCAGGCCGACGCGGGCATCACACGACGTTATGGTGGCACGGGACTGGGACTGGCGATTTCCCGCAAGCTGGTCCGGCTGATGGGGGGAGAAATCAACGTCGAAAGTCGCCCCGGGGTTGGCAGCGTGTTCCAATTCACCCTGCCTGTTCGCACGGCCCTGGTCACCCCATCCCTGGAGACACCCCCTCCGGGGATGGGATCTTCCACGGCGATCCGGCCACTGCGAATCCTGTTGGCAGAGGATACCGAAGAAAACTGCATGATGTTCGAGGCCTTTCTGGCGCACACCCCCTATCGGCTGGTGATCGCCAACAATGGAAGGGATGCGGTGGCCCAGGTCGAGAACAATAGGTTCGACCTGGTGATCATGGACGTGCAAATGCCCGTTCTGGACGGCTACAGCGCGACCCGGATGATTCGCCAATGGGAACGGGAGCAGGGTCTTTCCGCCATGCCGATCATCGCCCTTTCGGCCCATGCCATGGAGGGAGAACGGGAGCGCAGCCTGGAGGCGGGTTGCACCATGTATCTTTCAAAGCCGGTGCGAAAAAAAGTATTGCTGGATGTATTGCTGCAATTCGCGACCCAACCACCGGACACAATTTTGAAAAACCCTGTCATGAACATTTCCCCGGAGGATTGA
- a CDS encoding response regulator, with protein sequence MKDMQPVTILMVEDEDAHAALIERNLRRGGIINPIVRLRNGREAIDYLLGRGSYAGHKRPIHLLVLLDLNMPEVDGYQVIREMRNDEECRVVPIIILTTTNDPREVQLCYELGCNNFVNKPVEPASFAKAIQGMGIMINIMSYPCCP encoded by the coding sequence ATGAAGGATATGCAACCGGTCACCATCCTGATGGTGGAGGACGAGGATGCCCATGCCGCCCTGATCGAACGCAATCTGCGTCGTGGCGGAATCATCAATCCGATCGTCCGCCTGCGCAATGGGCGTGAAGCGATCGACTATCTTCTGGGCCGCGGCAGCTACGCCGGACACAAACGCCCGATTCACCTGCTTGTGCTGCTCGACCTGAACATGCCGGAGGTCGATGGCTATCAGGTCATCCGGGAAATGAGAAACGACGAAGAATGCCGTGTCGTTCCGATCATCATTCTGACGACCACCAACGATCCGCGCGAGGTGCAGCTTTGTTATGAATTGGGATGCAACAATTTTGTCAACAAACCGGTCGAACCCGCCTCCTTTGCCAAGGCCATCCAGGGAATGGGGATCATGATCAACATCATGTCCTATCCATGCTGTCCATGA
- a CDS encoding sensor histidine kinase: protein MTPTFTHPRAARGTIPAIVKTWLGGRWNLGTRLILGSGVLFLAGMVLIVHGFMMGIPWTPLQGRVQQQRTETLRQLELIANLHKEQIEAWLLEKQKDIGAIASNRTAFDELAVSFADPTDPQAFHYLQSIAASYPEFELLELINLSGETIISSIDGSVRPLIRDRFVDNVLLANESYTGRAILMPGRTWPLFRVGHPIHDRKGNAVAILVAAINPDSLLDRLLDTGKSLGETGEAILVNDTGLLLSTVKHPLPGGHFPEPMKHEIKAAPAILAATGHEGFIETQDYRGEPVMAAFRHIRINPVWGMGLVVKVDRKELIAPLEREVTGIIATSLILFFLLIVSNTVMIRKQTRLLHTLSQTAGRFSEENLSVRTQIAGDDEVGILGRSFDRMAQRIQTAMEEITAEMIRHRQTSQELSQANDELKDFAYIVSHDLRSPLLSVQGFTEELQMDLEALERSITGVMARKNEEHPVAEKEITELLHTRIPEDIRFIRSATTKMERLVNAILTLSRMGRTVLKFEPLDLHTLVENNVNALGFSVKEKGITITITIDALPPLVSDRFALEQIIGNLLSNAIKYLEPHRPGIIRIHGETHQDTKTVTLCIQDNGRGIATTDIPKIFLMFQRVGRQDTSGDGIGLSYVRTLIRRLGGTISCESSLGEGTVFRLTIPAIHTNIKHS, encoded by the coding sequence ATGACACCGACATTCACCCACCCCCGTGCCGCCCGAGGGACCATCCCGGCCATCGTCAAAACTTGGCTCGGGGGAAGATGGAATCTGGGAACCCGTCTGATTCTGGGATCCGGCGTGCTTTTTCTGGCAGGCATGGTCCTGATCGTTCATGGATTCATGATGGGCATCCCATGGACCCCATTGCAGGGGCGCGTCCAGCAGCAACGTACCGAAACGCTGCGTCAACTCGAACTGATCGCCAATCTGCACAAGGAACAGATCGAGGCGTGGTTGTTGGAAAAACAGAAAGATATTGGCGCCATTGCCAGCAATCGCACGGCGTTCGACGAACTTGCCGTCTCGTTTGCCGACCCGACCGATCCCCAGGCATTTCACTACCTGCAGTCGATCGCCGCGAGCTACCCCGAGTTCGAATTGTTGGAGTTGATCAATCTTTCGGGAGAAACGATCATTTCAAGCATCGATGGATCAGTACGTCCCCTGATTCGCGATCGGTTTGTGGACAACGTGCTGCTGGCCAACGAAAGCTATACAGGGCGGGCCATCTTGATGCCGGGAAGAACATGGCCGCTTTTCCGGGTCGGCCATCCCATTCACGACCGAAAAGGAAATGCCGTGGCGATTCTTGTCGCCGCCATCAATCCCGACAGTCTGCTCGATCGACTCCTGGACACCGGAAAAAGTCTGGGAGAAACCGGTGAGGCAATTCTGGTCAATGATACGGGCCTATTGTTGAGTACCGTGAAACATCCACTGCCCGGTGGACATTTCCCGGAACCGATGAAGCATGAAATCAAAGCCGCTCCGGCCATTCTGGCGGCGACCGGTCACGAGGGGTTCATCGAAACCCAGGATTATCGTGGTGAACCGGTCATGGCCGCGTTCCGCCACATTCGCATCAATCCCGTATGGGGCATGGGGCTGGTCGTCAAGGTGGACCGCAAGGAACTGATCGCCCCCCTGGAACGGGAAGTCACGGGCATCATCGCCACAAGCCTGATCCTTTTTTTTCTGCTGATCGTGTCGAACACCGTCATGATTCGCAAACAGACCCGTCTGTTGCACACCTTGAGCCAGACGGCGGGCCGCTTCTCCGAGGAAAATCTGTCGGTACGCACCCAAATCGCAGGAGATGACGAAGTCGGCATCCTCGGTCGTTCCTTCGATCGCATGGCCCAACGGATACAGACAGCCATGGAGGAAATCACCGCGGAGATGATCAGACACCGGCAAACCAGTCAGGAATTGTCCCAGGCCAACGATGAATTGAAGGATTTCGCCTACATCGTCTCCCATGACCTTCGTTCACCCCTGCTCAGCGTCCAGGGGTTCACCGAGGAATTGCAGATGGACCTGGAAGCCCTGGAACGATCGATCACCGGGGTCATGGCACGAAAAAACGAAGAACACCCCGTCGCGGAAAAGGAAATTACCGAACTTCTACACACGCGCATCCCCGAGGACATCCGGTTCATCCGCTCCGCGACCACCAAGATGGAACGGCTGGTCAATGCCATCCTCACCCTGTCGCGAATGGGCCGGACGGTACTCAAATTCGAACCCCTGGACCTGCACACCCTGGTCGAAAACAATGTCAACGCCCTGGGATTTTCCGTCAAGGAAAAGGGCATCACCATCACCATCACCATCGATGCGCTCCCACCCCTTGTTTCGGATCGTTTTGCCCTCGAACAGATCATCGGCAATCTGCTTTCCAACGCAATCAAATACCTTGAACCGCACCGTCCCGGGATCATCCGCATTCACGGGGAAACACACCAGGACACGAAAACGGTCACCCTGTGCATCCAGGACAATGGACGGGGAATCGCCACCACGGACATTCCCAAAATATTCCTCATGTTCCAAAGGGTCGGGCGCCAGGACACCTCTGGCGACGGCATCGGCCTTTCCTACGTCCGGACCCTGATACGCCGCCTCGGGGGAACCATTTCCTGTGAATCGAGTCTTGGAGAGGGAACGGTGTTTCGATTGACAATCCCTGCGATTCATACGAATATTAAACACTCTTGA
- a CDS encoding NrtA/SsuA/CpmA family ABC transporter substrate-binding protein: MLCFFVLAFVISRWVSISHDSTVKAGDNSSYDRHHDFGTNEKILDLGIQPLWLPAGIVAEVMKRDRHLRRELRKLGMEIRFHPFSKGADVNRSLHSGQLEGGMGGDMPTISACANGPVRVTSLMDMNFTAIVSRDFMVLSDLRGLRLGYAFGSNAHYMLLSALERNGLNEADVTLVSMDAPDMLPALERGDIEAFSAWEPITTLATQRHGFNVIHKFLSTGYLYFAHTFAERHPEAVERLVAAQFRALRWLERSEAHLSLAVSWSTRSIHNFLGKEFALTANEMKPMAQKSLRHLWSLPLFPRNGMANDGHLEQATRFLGRIGKIPPHATWTSIKNCFHPETGERILKDANLHHLDVFDIHGVLPE, from the coding sequence ATGCTCTGTTTTTTCGTCCTTGCGTTTGTCATTTCACGGTGGGTCTCCATCAGTCATGATTCCACCGTCAAGGCAGGTGACAACTCGTCCTACGATCGCCATCACGACTTTGGAACCAACGAAAAAATTCTGGACCTGGGGATTCAACCCCTCTGGCTCCCCGCCGGCATCGTCGCCGAGGTGATGAAACGGGACCGTCACCTCCGCCGGGAACTGCGGAAACTGGGGATGGAAATCCGTTTCCATCCGTTTTCCAAGGGGGCCGATGTCAACCGGTCGCTGCACTCGGGCCAGCTGGAAGGGGGAATGGGCGGCGATATGCCCACCATTTCCGCCTGCGCCAATGGTCCCGTCCGGGTCACATCCCTGATGGATATGAACTTCACCGCCATCGTCTCCCGTGACTTCATGGTTCTATCCGATCTTCGTGGCCTGCGGCTGGGATATGCCTTTGGTTCCAACGCCCATTACATGCTCCTCTCCGCCCTGGAACGCAATGGCCTGAACGAAGCGGACGTAACCCTCGTGTCCATGGATGCCCCCGACATGCTCCCCGCCCTCGAACGGGGAGACATCGAGGCCTTCAGCGCCTGGGAACCCATCACCACTCTGGCGACGCAGCGCCATGGTTTCAACGTCATTCACAAGTTTCTCTCCACCGGCTACCTCTACTTTGCGCACACCTTCGCCGAACGCCACCCTGAAGCGGTCGAGCGCCTGGTCGCGGCCCAATTCCGGGCACTGCGCTGGCTGGAACGTTCCGAGGCCCATCTTTCCCTGGCCGTTTCCTGGTCCACCCGGAGCATACACAACTTTCTGGGAAAAGAATTTGCACTTACCGCCAACGAAATGAAACCGATGGCGCAAAAGAGTCTCCGCCATCTGTGGTCGCTGCCCCTGTTCCCGCGGAATGGCATGGCCAACGACGGACATCTGGAACAGGCGACCCGGTTTCTTGGGCGGATCGGCAAGATACCGCCCCATGCCACATGGACCTCGATAAAAAATTGTTTCCATCCTGAAACGGGAGAACGAATCCTCAAGGACGCCAACCTTCACCATCTCGATGTTTTCGACATTCATGGAGTCCTCCCGGAATGA
- a CDS encoding CZB domain-containing protein produces MNIHFFLPAAIRKSVSGKITLFSGFLGTVILIGMGLVLISAMEQGLDEQNRNSIEMVAQTAGNGLQAIMLTGKASIANNYMEMLQKVEGLETLRLFRVDGSEGFRLKDEGKRIDDRYKEDLEQAVKEQKEVRLVTDGSDGARRLTILAPLLNRKECHHCHDPEQPVRGVFLLALSLARNDVLVEKARLFSTGIVLVSVPLLILLIHLVMVRVVQRPLDHLNTAIDRISLGDLTHSLPLPPEPHDHLGRIAVDMNRMTARFRATIRQVFLQSNSMAACVNDLIEVRDGLARDSMNSFELSRQTARDHEQVNAQVTTIRESVEDTAAQIGTISAATEQLSANISAIAAGANQASANINTMASAAEEITANLAGVNESMASVDRSVSTVAMAVRGVNDSLDQVRQRCRHASRESRQANEKAQGTHAVMDRLAQSATEIGEVVNVISHIAEQTNMLALNAAIEAAGAGDAGKGFAVVANEVKDLARQTADATRMIADKILEIQGNTREVAAANNDITGSIRRIDTANAEIAQSVDEQAESINEIARSMNDVTHAAGEVTRSSQELNVAAQDIARSALEASNGAQDVARAASEAATAAGTLSRQTEQIHALTVTVSGSAGEAAAFTSSANHKVQEIHRTQALVNGAIHHTALLIDTVAVPGKKLARSVQDLTMTPEPFAVEKIKLAHLKWLGKLENVIRGRSDLKPEQVASGRECDFGKWYYSDGSARFGHMAIFQKVGEVHLQVHEVARETVRLVADGDVTTAEKKMDEFSAVKDRLFDLMDDLYLEAGDIA; encoded by the coding sequence ATGAACATTCATTTTTTTCTGCCTGCCGCCATCAGAAAATCGGTCAGTGGCAAAATAACCCTTTTTTCTGGATTTCTTGGAACGGTCATCCTGATTGGCATGGGTCTTGTCCTGATTTCCGCCATGGAACAGGGGCTTGATGAACAAAACCGGAACAGTATCGAAATGGTCGCCCAGACCGCCGGGAATGGTTTGCAGGCGATCATGCTGACCGGCAAGGCCTCCATAGCCAACAATTACATGGAAATGCTGCAAAAGGTGGAGGGACTGGAAACCCTTCGCCTGTTCCGTGTCGATGGCAGCGAAGGGTTTCGCCTGAAGGACGAAGGAAAAAGGATCGATGATCGTTACAAGGAGGACCTGGAGCAGGCGGTCAAGGAACAAAAGGAGGTGCGGCTTGTGACCGATGGCAGCGACGGGGCCCGCCGTTTGACGATTCTCGCGCCGCTTCTCAACCGCAAGGAGTGTCACCATTGCCATGATCCGGAACAACCGGTCCGCGGAGTATTCCTGTTGGCATTGTCGTTGGCGCGGAATGACGTCCTGGTCGAAAAGGCGCGTCTGTTTTCCACGGGCATCGTATTGGTGTCCGTCCCCCTGTTGATTCTGTTGATCCATCTGGTGATGGTGCGCGTGGTGCAACGACCGCTCGACCATCTGAATACCGCCATCGACCGCATTTCCCTGGGGGACCTGACCCATTCCCTGCCCTTGCCGCCGGAACCTCATGACCATCTGGGACGCATCGCGGTGGACATGAACCGGATGACCGCGCGCTTTCGCGCGACGATCCGCCAGGTGTTTCTCCAATCGAATTCCATGGCCGCCTGTGTCAATGACCTGATCGAGGTGCGCGACGGGCTGGCGCGGGATTCGATGAACAGCTTTGAACTGTCGCGCCAGACGGCCCGGGACCATGAACAAGTGAACGCCCAGGTGACGACGATCCGGGAATCCGTCGAGGACACCGCGGCCCAGATCGGAACCATTTCCGCCGCCACCGAACAACTTTCGGCCAACATCAGCGCCATCGCCGCCGGGGCGAATCAGGCCAGCGCCAACATCAACACCATGGCCTCGGCAGCAGAAGAGATCACCGCCAATCTGGCCGGAGTGAACGAAAGCATGGCCTCGGTGGACCGTTCCGTCTCCACGGTTGCCATGGCGGTTCGCGGCGTCAACGATTCGCTGGATCAGGTGCGGCAGCGTTGCCGCCATGCCAGCCGCGAATCGCGACAGGCCAACGAAAAAGCCCAGGGGACGCATGCGGTCATGGACCGCCTGGCGCAATCGGCCACCGAAATCGGCGAGGTCGTCAACGTGATCAGCCACATCGCCGAACAGACCAACATGCTGGCGTTGAACGCCGCCATCGAGGCGGCGGGGGCGGGCGACGCAGGCAAGGGATTTGCCGTGGTTGCCAACGAGGTGAAGGACCTGGCACGACAAACGGCGGACGCCACCCGGATGATCGCCGACAAGATTCTGGAAATCCAGGGCAACACCCGCGAGGTTGCCGCAGCCAATAACGACATCACCGGATCGATTCGGCGCATCGACACTGCCAATGCCGAAATCGCGCAATCGGTGGATGAACAGGCGGAAAGCATCAACGAAATCGCCCGATCCATGAACGATGTCACCCATGCCGCGGGCGAGGTGACGCGGAGTTCCCAGGAATTGAACGTGGCGGCCCAGGATATTGCCCGTTCGGCGCTCGAAGCCTCCAACGGCGCCCAGGATGTCGCCCGTGCCGCATCCGAGGCGGCAACCGCCGCCGGCACCCTCTCCCGGCAGACGGAACAGATTCACGCCCTGACCGTCACGGTGTCCGGATCCGCCGGCGAGGCCGCCGCGTTTACATCGAGCGCCAACCACAAGGTCCAGGAAATCCATCGTACCCAGGCCCTGGTCAACGGCGCCATCCATCACACCGCCCTCCTGATCGATACCGTGGCAGTCCCCGGAAAAAAACTGGCCCGTTCGGTCCAGGATTTGACCATGACGCCGGAACCCTTCGCCGTCGAAAAAATAAAACTGGCCCATCTCAAATGGCTCGGAAAACTGGAAAACGTCATCCGCGGTCGCTCCGACCTCAAACCAGAGCAGGTGGCAAGCGGCAGGGAATGCGACTTTGGCAAATGGTATTACAGTGATGGATCCGCCCGTTTCGGCCATATGGCCATTTTTCAGAAGGTGGGTGAAGTCCATTTGCAGGTGCATGAGGTGGCCAGAGAGACCGTCCGTCTGGTTGCCGATGGCGATGTGACGACCGCCGAGAAAAAAATGGACGAATTCAGCGCCGTCAAGGATCGGTTGTTCGATCTGATGGATGATCTGTATCTGGAGGCCGGTGACATTGCCTGA